From the genome of Vigna angularis cultivar LongXiaoDou No.4 chromosome 11, ASM1680809v1, whole genome shotgun sequence, one region includes:
- the LOC108332854 gene encoding uncharacterized protein LOC108332854, with amino-acid sequence MADQELVRKTLRDYSMPNPNSYQGIIVRPPIQANNFEIKPALLQVIQQNQFGGANSEDPNSHLENFLAICDTLKINGVSDDAIRLRLFPFSLRDKAKGWLQSQPQGSISTWEDMATKFVTKHFPPSKSAKMRNEITTFVQQETESLYEAWERYKELMRKCPHHALPEWLQVQIFYNGLSPSFKAILDAASGGSFNFKTTEEALETLELMANNTVNMQFDRQNRKAGVLEVNTLDAILAQNKLLTQQITDLTQKLGNMQANNVNTISPVCDFCGGMHQNGECQANQQEAQVNVVGQQQNQFSNNFNANWRPQQTRPWSNPIQSNPPRPPYQYQAQPSNQGNKMSTLENALEKLTMQTSTFVDQTSNFMNETRTNFKN; translated from the coding sequence ATGGCAGACCAAGAACTTGTTAGAAAGACTCTTCGTGACTATTCAATGCCAAATCCTAATAGTTATCAAGGGATCATTGTGAGACCTCCTATTCAAGCTAACAATTTCGAAATCAAGCCTGCATTGTTGCAAGTCATTCAACAGAATCAATTTGGAGGTGCAAATTCAGAAGATCCTAATTCTCACTTGGAGAATTTTCTGGCAATATGTGATACCTTGAAAATTAATGGAGTTTCAGATGATGCAATTCGTTTAAGGTTGTTTCCCTTCTCACTACGGGATAAGGCAAAAGGTTGGCTTCAATCACAACCTCAAGGGAGTATTTCTACATGGGAGGATATGGCTACAAAATTTGTAACTAAACACTTTCCTCCTTCCAAGTCAGCTAAAATGAGAAACGAGATTACTACCTTTGTGCAGCAAGAAACTGAATCCTTATATGAGGCATGGGAAAGATATAAGGAGCTAATGAGGAAATGTCCACATCATGCTCTACCTGAATGGTTGCAAGTGCAGATTTTTTATAATGGTCTTTCACCCTCTTTTAAAGCAATTTTGGATGCAGCAAGTGGAGGATCATTCAATTTCAAAACAACAGAAGAAGCTTTGGAGACTCTTGAGCTAATGGCAAACAACACAGTGAATATGCAGTTTGATCGTCAAAATAGAAAAGCTGGAGTGTTGGAGGTTAATACTTTGGATGCTATCCTAGCCCAAAACAAGTTGTTAACACAACAGATCACTGATTTGACTCAGAAGTTGGGAAATATGCAAGCAAATAATGTTAATACAATATCTCCAGTGTGTGACTTTTGTGGAGGAATGCATCAGAATGGTGAATGTCAGGCCAATCAACAAGAGGCACAAGTGAATGTAGTGGGACAACAACAGAATCAATTTTCTAACAACTTTAATGCAAATTGGAGACCCCAACAAACGAGACCTTGGAGTAATCCAATCCAATCTAACCCGCCAAGGCCTCCATATCAATATCAAGCTCAACCCAGCAATCAAGGGAACAAGATGTCTACGTTGGAAAATGCATTAGAGAAGTTAACAATGCAAACTTCTACCTTTGTGGACCAGACTTCAAATTTCATGAATGAGACAAGGACTAATTTCAAGAACTAG
- the LOC128194728 gene encoding uncharacterized protein LOC128194728, with the protein MLDAYGFGCSFAIILSMKPSKFVTAHENITRGMMSEMESERYTSQRWRPTEDQTKMMTNIYNYGVTHPSRAQVVEIASRLRAFGEATEYNVHCWFNNHGNRVRRWQAEIDPTGTLFSQLPLYMYEYDWVIMKAPRLLDLFPIPIIIDDDRDEREIPPPRPPTFRTRAPSTELTLRTPPSNNFRF; encoded by the exons ATGTTGGATGCTTACGGTTTTGGATGTTCATTTGCAATTATCCTTTCAATGAAACCAAGCAAATTTGTCACGGCACATGAG aatattacgAGAGGAatgatgagtgagatggaatcagagagatacaccagtcagcggtggcgtcctaccgaagatcagaccaagatgatgaccaacatatACAACTATGGGGTCACACATCCAAGCAGAGCtcaagtcgtcgagattgcgtctcgactaagggcttTCGGCGAAGCCACTGAATACAATgtacactgctggttcaacaaccacggcaatcgggtcaggcgctggcaagcagagatagaccccactggcactctcttttcacaactgccgctatatatgTATG aatATGACTGGGTGATTATGAAggcaccgaggctgctggatCTGTTCCCCATTCccatcatcatcgacgacgacagAGATGAACGAGAAATCCCTCCGCCTAGGCCTCCtacattccgaaccagagctccctcgacggagcttaCCTTAAGAACTCCACCCAGCAACAACTTtcgtttttaa
- the LOC128194639 gene encoding uncharacterized protein LOC128194639 has translation MNLAGLSNNVVKFNGLNYADWSEQIQFQLGVLDLDMAIVMDEMPAAITETSTSDEKSLYEAWHRSNRLSLNLMRMSMAENVKPSMPKTENAKEFMKMIKEYSQSDITDKSIVGTLMSELTTKKFDWSQPIHEHVTGMANIAARLKSMGMEVNESFLVQFIMNSLPPEFGQFQVNYNTIKDKWNFQEIKAMLVQEEGRLKKMRDHSIHLTTHEGASFSKGKSGKKNKKDKAPNESE, from the coding sequence ATGAATTTAGCAGGTTTGAGCAACAATGTCGTCAAGTTTAATGGGCTCAATTATGCCGATTGGTCAGAACAAATCCAGTTCCAACTGGGTGTTCTAGACTTGGATATGGCTATTGTGATGGATGAAATGCCCGCAGCCATTACAGAGACCAGTACAAGTGATGAAAAGTCTCTTTATGAGGCTTGGCATAGGTCTAACAGGTTGTCATTAAACTTGATGCGCATGTCTATGGCAGAGAACGTAAAGCCTTCCATGCCCAAAACGGAAAACGCAAAGGAATTCATGAAAATGATCAAGGAATATTCACAATCAGACATAACTGACAAGTCTATTGTGGGAACTCTTATGAGTGAGCTGACTACCAAAAAGTTTGACTGGTCACAGCCCATACATGAACACGTAACTGGAATGGCTAATATAGCAGCAAGATTGAAGTCAATGGGAATGGAGGTGAATGAGTCTTTTCTAGTACagttcatcatgaactctcttCCTCCTGAATTTGGCCAGTTCCAAGTGAATTATAACACTATTAAGGATAAGTGGAACTTCCAAGAAATCAAAGCCATGTTGGTTCAAGAGGAAGGgagattaaagaaaatgagagatcATTCTATCCATCTCACAACTCATGAAGGTGCTAGCTTCAGTAAAGGTAAAtcaggaaagaagaacaagaaggacaaAGCCCCAAATGAAAGTGAATAA